A part of Rhinoderma darwinii isolate aRhiDar2 chromosome 1, aRhiDar2.hap1, whole genome shotgun sequence genomic DNA contains:
- the SPAG8 gene encoding sperm-associated antigen 8 — MIFVFSGVSQDLLEELMSPTEDIKVTESTTTRDFQVEGFIPQIPAPSKKHDYHSEAAVTFWTENVHNITGVSDVRTSHSPFKRSSAFTTPIFQYLDQHVPHNMENYPNM, encoded by the exons ATGATATTTGTGTTCTCTGGTGTCAGCCAGGACCTTCTTGAAGAGCTGATGTCTCCCACAGAGGATATAAAAGTCACAGAATCTACAACTACGAGAGACTTTCAGGTGGAGGGTTTCATACCACAGATTCCAGCCCCCAGTAAG AAACATGACTATCACTCTGAGGCGGCAGTGACCTTCTGGACGGAGAACGTGCACAATATCACT GGAGTCTCCGACGTCAGAACAAGTCACTCTCCCTTCAAGAGAAGTTCAGCTTTTACGACTCCAATATTTCAATATCTGGATCAACATGTCCCACACAACATGGAGAACTATCCCAACATGTGA